DNA from Rhizophagus irregularis chromosome 6, complete sequence:
ATAAAGCAtctatctaaaaatttaaaactataCTAAAATTACTAAAGTCAATccaaaatactaaaattagaAGAATAATAAGAAGGTCTAAAAGTAACTAAACTGTTATATTTCCATAAATCTTCTACACCCAATTcataccaaatatttttagcTGCTACATCATTATTAAGATAATGCCCCGTCCATCTTTGTAAAACGtctgaaataaaaatatttttcttcttcccATCATGACCCAAACTAGGCAATGAAGATTTATATAGTTTACTTGCTTTTTTCATTTGCTTCGTAATACCCTGCCTTATTTCCCATTCAATAAATCTCTTGCATCGCTCGCTCCACATGAATTTTCTAGCCATATCATGTATATCCTCTACGAAACTTGCtatattatctttgaaaaCTTTATCTTCTATTTCCAAGAACAACCTTTCATTAACAATTCCTTTGATTGCTTCATGAAAAATTCTGCCATTAAAAACTACTTTTGACTTTTCgttcaaaatatataataaacttgcatgaaaattataattaattctaaaatctattttgtctaacttgttttttaaattttcaaaaactgcattaattatttgaattattgatGTCTCTGTTTGATCACATATCCAAATATGTGTCCATGTTTCAGTTGTATAATTACAGCGTATACATCTCCCACTTTCATATAACTCTGGATTACGTTTATTCAATAAAGTAGCCACTggtaaaatttccaaaaaaattttaacattataagCATTATCAAAGTTATTCTTATCtgtattttcatcattaaaggctttcataataattttaattgaatgatGCCAAACCCAACTATTACTTCATCTCTCAAAGACTAAATtgactaattttttattggttaaatttaaaattttttcgcaaagaatattttattctactgttaaataataaaataatttgtacattaaaattttgttttgttaAATACAATgttaaaactattaaattttatacacttagtgattttaaaaaattattttttttattcttataaattatttttttactgagtatattttatttgacgAATTTATTcttatcccttaaactgtaggggctaaaattaattttaaaaatttttaaatttttaaaatatcttgagatctagtgatcatataaagatgaaattatatttgttagatTCCTCTTATTAAGGCgcatttaatggtaataaaatcataactctaaaattgataaataaaaagttatattaatttataaatttttagtttttataagttatcctgtcatataatatttgtagaaggacaattttatttctatcagATTCTTCTCATTAAGACGCatcaaatggtggtaattttatatttctagggttaatagataaaaagatattttaatttaaaaaatttagctactatttgttaaatttgtcgatcatttacttttaaaaaatcattaatcaaaTTGGAACTTTTTGTTcgatttttacttagaaaacactatagaatttattataaaatattggtttatgtaataaaatattttaaggtatttaaaaatgtctttaattaaaaaacaaaattgcaggcaaatttggttgcaaaacagtttaagggataatatctgaaatcaaattatttacaattatttatttttaacaggactagttataatgatataaaaagggaaaatatcaataacattaaaaagaaaatagggataaaaaaaggaaaattacaATGATAAAAAAGGGGAAAATAtgccaataaaaaaagaaaagcaatAACAAAGGAGAAGAtatgacaataataatagtagaaaggaaaaaatgatAAGGACaaaaaagtaagtaaaaaGTAAGTGAAAAAGTGATTAGAcgaaaagaagtaaaaaataatgatggaAAACGAAAAGGAAGTGaaatagatgatgaagaacaaaaataaagtaaaaaggAAGCGAAAAGAACAAGAAGGGGTACGAAAAGAGTGAAAAAAAGTAATCAGGACCGAAAATAATGGAACACGccaacaataaaaaaaagaaaaagaaaaaaaattggttagtGTCATTACAATAAATCGAAAAAACAAGAAAGATAGACCTATTTCAAATAAAAGCAGTAGACTTAttatctaaaaagaaaaataaagttagcAAAAAAgcacaaaattattaaaacagtaaaataacgaaaaataCTTAATTTGCTTCAAACAAACCATTTTTAAGTCGAAACggcactatgaaaaaaaaagaagacacgttatttaataaacaaataaacatttatcAGATGATGATGTAATTGTAgccaatcaaaaatatcaaatcttcatagaaagataaaacatttttataaaaagtttcttGAATGGTCACGTGCAATTTTGTTTGATTCTAtgtgattataatattatgtgtataaaataatcaaataaattatttaaactacaaactaagaaagctgtattaaaatctaaatattttaccatccggaaataaaaatttttattattaaaattaaacaacgATAATAGCGAGATAGAGTTTGTAATTTAGCGACAAGTTCTGTAAAAGCaattatatagttatataGGTAAAATGACACTCTTTATTACgaataaagaatatgaatatacaatatactgtatgttaGTGTACTTATTCAGGTTTGTACATTTTAGAgtagaattaaattatttttttttttttacattataagtTAATTTCATGTTCAAAAGATATAAGAAATTTCACTTCtataatgaataaatcaattatatagGCTAATTATAtgccttttttattttattaaagttaaatatttctataatataaggaaatgaaattattaaattggtACCACTATTCttcacattttattatattagaaataaaagaaataaaaacaaaaagaaaattcacattatgaaattaattaattatctatACTTTTGTACatatacatacagtatatatgaACTATATTTTTATGCAAAATCTTGAGGCATATTTGATGTTGCACTGCTACCGTCATTATTATGTTCTGAGTCCTCGTCTGAATCCTTTGGCAAAACGTTACCAGAGTCATCATTTGAAGCCGAATTTGATTCTTTCTTATCTGGATCATCTGGATCTGGCTCGTTAGCAGTTTTAGCTGGATCATCTGAATCTGGTTCGTTATATTCTTCAATTTTAGCTGGATCATCTGGATCTGGTTCGTTAGGTGTGACAGTTTTAGCTGGATCATCTGGATCTGGTTCGTTAGCAGTTTTTGCTGGATCATCTGGATCTGGTTCGTTAGCAGTTTTTGCTGGATCATATGGATCTGGCTCGTTAGTTGTGGCAGTTTTAGCTGGATCATATGGATCTGGCTCGTTAGTTGTTGTAGTTTTAGCTGAATCATCTGAATATGGCTCGTTAGTTGTAGCAGTTTTAGCTGGATCATCTGGATCTGGTTCGTTGGGTGTGGCAGTTTTAGCTGGATCATCTGGATCTGGTTCGTTAGTTGTAGCAGTTTCAGTTGAATAATCTGAATATGGCTCGTTAGGTGTGGCAGTTTTAGCTGGATCATCTGGATCTGGCTCGTTAGTAGTTTTAGCTGGATCGTCTGGATCTGGTTCGTTAGTAGTTTTAGCTGGATCGTCTGGATCTGGCTCGTTAGTAGTTTTAGATGGATCATCTGGATCTGGTTCGTTAGTTGTAGCAGTTTCAGTTGAATAATCTGAATATGGCTCGTTAGTTGTGGCAGATTTAGCTGGTTCGTAAGGTGTAGCATTAGGGGTAGTTGTGCTAGGTAAATCTTGTGCCTGAAGTAAaccattaatttctttattttttggagATTTTTCACAAAGTTCAGATGGTTGGCCTACTTCTGGGGTGTTTCGTTCTAATTGACGATATGTTATTGCAAGTTGAATAAGTTGTTTCTCTTTTTCTCCTCCGAGAGCATGACCTAGGTCAATTATTTCATCTGCTTTATCTTGTTGGTCACAAGCTGGTGCATCAGCAAAAAGTGCTTCTATTGCACTAACAGATAAATCAGCACCCTCTGATTCTTTGTCAGTACCTTGagttaaattctttatatcttGAAAAATACTGACAGCTTGTGGGGAACCTTCATTTCCAAAACGTCTTTTGCTTATAGGAGCCCCATGAGAAATTATAGCAAATGACAAAAAAACTGAGAGAACTGATGATAGCCTCATTGGtagtttatcaaaaaaagaatgtttaaaACGATATTAAATGTTTATGATGGGAGATTTTAAAGTAGGGGAAAAATTTAGAGAGGGGGAAAAAAAGAGAAACTTAAGGGAGGAAATTTAGAGCACCAGCTctattgtatataaatttttttttttttttttttggatgaaACGATATGAAGGATGAGTGAgtgaatgataaaattttgagattatttatatcttttgaAAAAGAgtgatttacaaaattatcattatttccatCTTTAGTATTTGAGATTAAGTTAGGATATTTTACAGTATCGtttctcaattttttattgtcaatCATTATATGTCATCATCCAATAATAATGGGAGAATAAATTTAGGTAACCTTGAAAGagcaattaaaataaatttgatcgACGATAAATTACCCATTTGATTTCCGAAATATTCGAGTTTAAACacataataaacttttttaaattttcatactATATTTCGTTTTTTCGGAATTGTAAATCTATAacctttattaatatcattctcaataactaaattttatatataaaagaattttcgttttataataatttaaaataaaaaaaaaaagaaaaactgatCTCCAAATTATTAGTATGATCGTCTTGCATTTTGTGTTACAATATGTTTATAAacccttttaaattaatttgaaatataattccgtttattaaattaatttcggttattatggaaaaaaaaaaaaaaaattattttccatATTTAAAGGATTTTCGGTGACTTATCCATAATTAACTATATCCCACATTTCGGATTTTCGGTGAATTAcccataattaaaaaataatgagagTAAATCCCGGTATCAATCTATAATcataagttatataatttttattaattaaataacatttttttttttatacgtaTAATCATATGATACGACAAATATGTAAGtaataatactgtatattcatACGAGTAataattttcctttaaaaaattattggtttataatatataaattattatatgtcctataattaataattcgaCCAATTTTCTGCAAatagtaaaaaagaatttaattccGAATGTTAACCTCGTACacttataaataatagtaataaacaTATCCATTACATGGAAACTTCTactaaaaaaaggtttttcaTCCGAGTAGGgaagataattaattaaaattcgatGATTAAATGATCAAAAGGATAACTTAAAAAGAAGGTTAGGATCAAAATTGACTAAATAAAGTAACATTATagcgaaaataaaaaattaactaaataatgGGTAACATTATAGCgttaatcaaatataataaattaaatgaactGATTTTGAACCGGGAACCGGGAACGATTTTtagaaatacttttttttttttcgtatgtATTtcgtttatatttaatattataaaataaatttaggttataataaatattctttttttcattgaacatcgttttattataatgaatatataattttttttttttgtttttcaaatgTATCTCgtcattatcaaaaaatttaaattaaggttatataatataataaatatgatttattcacgtttcattaaaaatttaaatgagcagcgtaagttataataagatttttttttttagacaattttgataatttaagattaaataaacaaataaaattaacaaaataaaattttttatattctcgTAATtagaatgataaaaaaaaaagttctttattttataattaataattttaccatatttgAATAGTATAATACAGTTCTTCATTATGCTTAAAACAAAAATCGACTTGTTATGTCCACTTATAGGTAATTGATTATACACCGATCCTGTTATGAATTTCCACGAAGTTATAAATGCCAGATATTCGGGATAAACCGATACCAAGACacgttaaaaaaatgaaatattaaatgggTTAAACATTGAGATTTTCTTgagaaagaatttatttttttcagaaatatatAATGAGGTTAGGTCGTTTTTACGAACTAACgtataaatgttaatatttaCCATTATTCTTAGTGCCTAAACATACCTGGATGATAATTCCTCCCTCGTGAATGGACGGCACTTCATGTTTTTATAACGTAACATTCTTATAGAATATATTGTTAAACTTACTACTCTACACATTATCAAAGGATATTACGAAAAATTAAGAGGAAATTCGTCAATTATGTGTATAATAATTGGAAGGTCCAGAAAAGCGaaactattaattattatcgttatattCTGAATCCAATACTCTTAAATGTTCCATTCGAATTACAAATAACATTCCGTAGAAAGAAATTTACTACATTGTTACGCAGCAAAGGGCGCCTGCACATTATTGATGAAATAGTCAAATTCTGAAACTGTTCGTCATTGTTTTTTTACATCATGCGCCTATTGAAAACGTGTGCGGAATGACCTTTAAAGATATTACATATTGCGAAAATATAACTTCCGGCACTTGAGATAGATCCGCggatgttaaaaaatatataggaTTTTCATCCACATGAATGTCGCCCATGATACAGAATAAATCCCGGTTACTGATCAACTTAATACGGTGCATTACTTCATTAGGAAAATTATTCGGCATATTAACCATaagaaaataacaatatatttattcttttgttaaaataaaatactaacaTTGGATTATCCGCAGTTAACATAAATGGTTAATCGTATTTTTcgtattttgaatttaaaaatggaatgTCCAGTGATGTCACAGGAACGCCCAAACCGACGTTAAGTAGTGGTCTTTGGAACACGCTAAACAATATTTTGAGAATATGAACGATTCATCTTAGAAACTAATCATTTGTTATCCTTCAAAAAACGCTTCGCTTAAAGGATCATCCATTGTCACTTCAACTATACTTGCATGATTAATCTTACGGTAAATAACTTTTCCTagaatatattactaatttttatattttactgcatgctaaattataagtaatgttttttttaaaaaaataatataaaaaagcgttatacaaaaactaatttcttttttctttccaatgtgtctttatttttcataattattatcttaCTCATGCctccttttattattattgttaactTTCTTTTGTCTGATGATTTTTCGTTTCGAGATCTACTacttttatttacttttcaCGACATAACTCTTTTAACGGACCGTTTGAACTAAATTTTGTTCCAGTATCATGAAGCTATTCAATAAGAAATGTTTGTTGATTGCCTTttctcattttatttaaaaaaatcactcCCACATATGTACGTTGAggatatatgtaatataatgttttattaaaataaatgttgtcGTTTCTCGGCTTCTATCTCAGATTGTTTATAATTCTTCCTCTTATTAACAAagttaaaatatcaaaaaggaaaaaaggaATATAGTGAATTCagaattctaaaatttttatacggGTAgcttatttgttatttttaataaaaaatataaatactctTTCGAAAGTTTACTACTAGTTTACTATTTACAAGAAATTGGTCACGTTTTCcgaggtataataaatatacaaatatgaaaacagacaattatttttctaaaCAGGAATACGTAGTATTGTCCTGAAAATCATTATACATGCTTTTCGGCAAAATTACCGAATAGAggcatataaatatatatatatatcaaaatatccGGATGTTTGATCTACCATATTTTGACTATCTATAATTAAACCCCTTTTTATGCCGGCTCAGAGTCCTCATAATAACCGAAATTTTTGTTAGTTAAACTATTTCAATTTAACGCATtctaaataaaagtattaaaaatacatattattcaatattaatatttatttttatataagtgTGGTAAATGGGTTCAAGAattcacaattttttaaaaaatgatcacTATTTTGCTGCGGTGGATCAAATTGGATTGTCCAATTTTCTGCCAATCAAGATTCGGTCCGAAATTTAATCGACAATTCCGAATAATTGACTAAATGTTATTAGTTATgaggttaaaatattttgtattgagTATTTATAGTAgtgatatataaatatatcttcTCAGGAAAGATATTTGTGATCACGTGCATCCaatcatttttcttataaatgtGTAACCTGAGAAttttgccctataaaaaattttatccgttatttctgtaaaaactccgtaaaaatgagcctttcacgaatccattcacggaaaatgtaaatattaaattcgataaattcaGTGATATAAGGTTCtaaattccggaaatatgagccttttatgaaaaaaagatggaatataaaaaacggatcgactttttttacgGGAATTGTATATTTCCAcctctaaaaaaattaactaatatatgTCATTGACCTTATTGGCTTATTGAATCGAGTTAATGTTgtataattatacttttatagtaatatcctatatgaaataattttgttgaaaacTTTAGGACTTGGTGATGCCAACTTAACTGATTGGTTTTAACAGAATTAtgataaagcaaaaaaatcaACGTTGTTGAAATAGTTTTATCACTAAGATCTGAGTAATGAATCTAATGTAACTGTAAATGGTAAATCTGAATATAAATGTAAACagatataatgataaaattacttgcatatttttttaatgaatactTAACTCCTTTGCAAGGgcaaaaatttaactttatgctaaatttacaatttgtcgttatttgaaagaaattttggCCTGCACTAAATTTACATACGTATA
Protein-coding regions in this window:
- a CDS encoding uncharacterized protein (SECRETED:cutsite_SHG-AP; SECRETED:prob_0.9521); SECRETED:SignalP(1-19), whose translation is MRLSSVLSVFLSFAIISHGAPISKRRFGNEGSPQAVSIFQDIKNLTQGTDKESEGADLSVSAIEALFADAPACDQQDKADEIIDLGHALGGEKEKQLIQLAITYRQLERNTPEVGQPSELCEKSPKNKEINGLLQAQDLPSTTTPNATPYEPAKSATTNEPYSDYSTETATTNEPDPDDPSKTTNEPDPDDPAKTTNEPDPDDPAKTTNEPDPDDPAKTATPNEPYSDYSTETATTNEPDPDDPAKTATPNEPDPDDPAKTATTNEPYSDDSAKTTTTNEPDPYDPAKTATTNEPDPYDPAKTANEPDPDDPAKTANEPDPDDPAKTVTPNEPDPDDPAKIEEYNEPDSDDPAKTANEPDPDDPDKKESNSASNDDSGNVLPKDSDEDSEHNNDGSSATSNMPQDFA